A genomic segment from Glycine soja cultivar W05 chromosome 18, ASM419377v2, whole genome shotgun sequence encodes:
- the LOC114397614 gene encoding NAD(P)H-dependent 6'-deoxychalcone synthase-like produces the protein MAATTLVSEVTLPSSSGQRKMPLMGLGTAPEATSAVTTKDAVLEAIKQGYRHFDAASAYGVEQSVGEAIAEALKQGLIASRDQLFITTKLWVTDNHAHTILPALQKSLRTLQLEYIDLFLIHWPIATKPGKVVYPIEVSEIVEFDMKGVWGSMEECQRLGLTKAIGVSNFSIKKLEKLLSFATIPPAVNQVEVNLGWQQQKLRDFCKEKGITVTAFSPLRKGASRGANFVLDNDVIKELADAHGKTAAQICLRWLYEQGLTFVVKSYDKERMKQNLGIFDWSLTEDDYKKISEIHQERLIKGPTKPLLDDLWDEE, from the exons ATGGCTGCCACCACCTTAGTCTCTGAAGTCACTCTCCCCTCCTCCTCCGGCCAGCGGAAGATGCCGCTGATGGGCCTCGGCACCGCGCCGGAAGCAACCAGCGCGGTTACCACAAAAGATGCTGTTCTTGAGGCCATCAAGCAGGGCTACAGGCACTTTGATGCTGCTTCTGCTTATGGTGTGGAACAGTCTGTGGGAGAAGCCATAGCTGAAGCACTTAAGCAAGGACTAATTGCATCCAGAGATCAACTCTTCATCACTACCAAATTGTGGGTCACTGATAACCATGCCCATACTATTCTTCCTGCCCTGCAGAAATCTCTCAG GACACTTCAACTAGAATACATAGATCTCTTTCTCATCCACTGGCCCATTGCTACTAAGCCTGGAAAAGTTGTGTACCCCATTGAAGTATCAGAGATAGTGGAATTTGACATGAAGGGTGTGTGGGGATCCATGGAGGAGTGCCAGAGACTTGGCCTCACCAAAGCCATTGGAGTCAGCAACTTCTCCATCAAGAAGCTTGAAAAATTGCTCTCTTTTGCTACCATCCCTCCCGCAGTGAATCAA GTAGAAGTTAACCTTGGGTGGCAACAACAGAAGCTTAGAGATTTCTGCAAGGAAAAGGGTATTACTGTAACTGCCTTCTCACCCCTGAGGAAGGGTGCTAGTAGGGGTGCTAATTTTGTGCTGGACAATGATGTAATCAAAGAATTGGCAGATGCTCATGGCAAGACTGCAGCCCAG ATTTGTCTTCGATGGCTATATGAACAAGGGTTGACTTTTGTGGTCAAGAGCTATGACAAAGAGAGGATGAAGCAAAACTTGGGAATTTTTGATTGGTCACTGACTGAGGATGATTACAAGAAAATAAGTGAAATCCACCAAGAGAGGCTCATCAAAGGACCAACCAAGCCTCTTCTTGATGATCTATGGGATGAAGAATGA
- the LOC114395530 gene encoding histone-lysine N-methyltransferase ATXR6-like isoform X2, which translates to MASSLGRRRTHAPKSSSTLNDDVSCEECGGGHSPSKLLLCDKCDRGYHLFCLRPILPSVPKGSWFCPSCSNHKPKCFPLVQTKIIDFFRIQRSPEALANQDTRKKRKRGGGLVVSKKKRKLLAFVPSEDPKRRLEQMASLATALIATETEFSNELTYMPAMAPRSANRPALERGGMQVLSKEDTETLNLCKSMMERGEWPPLMVVFDPLEGFTVEADRSIKDLTIITEYVGDVDFLKNRENDDGDSIMTLLSASDPSRTLVICPDKRSNIARFINGINNHTPVGKGKRSRT; encoded by the exons atggcttcttcacTGGGTCGAAGAAGAACCCACGCTCCCAAATCTTCCTCCACCCTAAACGACGACGTTTCCTGCGAGGAATGCGGCGGAGGCCACTCTCCTTCGAAGCTTCTTCTCTGCGACAAATGCGACCGTGGCTACCACCTCTTCTGCCTCCGTCCCATTCTTCCCTCTGTCCCCAAAGGCTCTTGGTTCTGCCCCTCTTGCTCCAATCACAAACCTAAGT GTTTCCCTCTTGTGCAGACCAAAATCATTGACTTCTTTCGAATCCAACGCTCGCCCGAGGCATTGGCGAACCAAG ACACGCGGAAGAAGCGAAAGAGGGGTGGGGGCTTGGTGGTttcgaagaagaagaggaagctgTTGGCGTTCGTGCCGAGCGAGGATCCGAAGAGGAGATTGGAGCAAATGGCGTCGCTGGCGACGGCGTTGATCGCAACTGAAACGGAGTTCAGCAATGAGCTTACTTACATGCCTGCAATGGCGCCAAGGTCCGCTAATCGCCCTGCTCTTGAGCGCGGTGGAATGCAG GTCTTGTCAAAAGAAGACACCGAGACCTTAAACCTGTGCAAAAGTATGATGGAAAGAGGAGAATGGCCGCCTCTCATGGTTGTTTTTGATCCTCTAGAAGG CTTCACTGTAGAAGCAGATAGATCCATCAAAGATTTAACCATAATAACAGAATATGTTGGAGATGTAGACTTTTTAAAGAATAGGGAAAATGATGATGGAGATAGTATAATGACACTTCTCTCAGCTTCTGATCCTTCACGGACGCTTGTCATCTGTCCAGACAAACGAAGCAACATAGCTCGTTTCATTAACGGCATCAATAATCACACACC TGTAGGGAAGGGAAAAAGAAGCAGAACTTGA
- the LOC114395530 gene encoding histone-lysine N-methyltransferase ATXR6-like isoform X1 yields the protein MASSLGRRRTHAPKSSSTLNDDVSCEECGGGHSPSKLLLCDKCDRGYHLFCLRPILPSVPKGSWFCPSCSNHKPKCFPLVQTKIIDFFRIQRSPEALANQDTRKKRKRGGGLVVSKKKRKLLAFVPSEDPKRRLEQMASLATALIATETEFSNELTYMPAMAPRSANRPALERGGMQVLSKEDTETLNLCKSMMERGEWPPLMVVFDPLEGFTVEADRSIKDLTIITEYVGDVDFLKNRENDDGDSIMTLLSASDPSRTLVICPDKRSNIARFINGINNHTPEGKKKQNLKCVRFDVGGECRVLLIANRDITKGERLYYDYNGDEHEYPTEHFV from the exons atggcttcttcacTGGGTCGAAGAAGAACCCACGCTCCCAAATCTTCCTCCACCCTAAACGACGACGTTTCCTGCGAGGAATGCGGCGGAGGCCACTCTCCTTCGAAGCTTCTTCTCTGCGACAAATGCGACCGTGGCTACCACCTCTTCTGCCTCCGTCCCATTCTTCCCTCTGTCCCCAAAGGCTCTTGGTTCTGCCCCTCTTGCTCCAATCACAAACCTAAGT GTTTCCCTCTTGTGCAGACCAAAATCATTGACTTCTTTCGAATCCAACGCTCGCCCGAGGCATTGGCGAACCAAG ACACGCGGAAGAAGCGAAAGAGGGGTGGGGGCTTGGTGGTttcgaagaagaagaggaagctgTTGGCGTTCGTGCCGAGCGAGGATCCGAAGAGGAGATTGGAGCAAATGGCGTCGCTGGCGACGGCGTTGATCGCAACTGAAACGGAGTTCAGCAATGAGCTTACTTACATGCCTGCAATGGCGCCAAGGTCCGCTAATCGCCCTGCTCTTGAGCGCGGTGGAATGCAG GTCTTGTCAAAAGAAGACACCGAGACCTTAAACCTGTGCAAAAGTATGATGGAAAGAGGAGAATGGCCGCCTCTCATGGTTGTTTTTGATCCTCTAGAAGG CTTCACTGTAGAAGCAGATAGATCCATCAAAGATTTAACCATAATAACAGAATATGTTGGAGATGTAGACTTTTTAAAGAATAGGGAAAATGATGATGGAGATAGTATAATGACACTTCTCTCAGCTTCTGATCCTTCACGGACGCTTGTCATCTGTCCAGACAAACGAAGCAACATAGCTCGTTTCATTAACGGCATCAATAATCACACACC GGAAGGGAAAAAGAAGCAGAACTTGAAATGCGTGAGGTTTGATGTTGGAGGTGAATGTCGGGTTCTTTTAATTGCCAATAGAGATATTACAAAGGGGGAAAGGTTGTACTACGACTACAACGGAGATGAACATGAATATCCAACTGAACATTTTGTCTGA
- the LOC114396579 gene encoding probable sulfate transporter 4.2 gives MEITYASPSFSDLRAMPSSATAARPVRIIPLQHPTATTSSPQPNAAFSRWTAKLRRMTWLEWIEFFLPCLRWIRIYNWREYFQVDLMAGITVGVMLVPQSMSYAKLAGLQPIYGLYSGFVPLFVYAIFGSSRQLAVGPVALVSLLVSNVLGSIADSSTELYTELAILLSLMVGIMECIMGLLRLGWLIRFISHSVISGFTTASAIVIGLSQAKYFLGYDIDGSSKIIPVVKSIIAGADKFSWPPFVMGSIMLAILLVMKHLGKSRKYLRFLRAAGPLTAVVLGTTFAKIFHPSSISLVGDIPQGLPKFSVPKSFEYAQSLIPTALLITGVAILESVGIAKALAAKNGYELDSNQELFGLGVSNVLGSFFSAYPTTGSFSRSAVNHESGAKSGVSGIVSGIIMTCALLFLTPLFEYIPQCTLAAIVISAVIGLVDYDEAIFLWRVDKKDFLLWTITSTTTLFLGIEIGVLVGVGVSLAFVIHESANPHIAVLGRLPGTTVYRNVKQYPEAYTYNGIVIVRVDAPIYFANTSYIKDRLREYEVDVDRSKRRGPEVERIYFVILEMAPVTYIDSSAVQALKDLYQEYKLRDIQIAISNPSPEVLLTLSRSGLVELIGKEWYFVRVHDAVQVCLQHVQSLKGASNSPQAPFSSVENKPSLFARLSKERVEKLSITDLESGNGRPPLPEERDSKLEPLLSKDH, from the exons ATGGAGATAACCTACGCATCCCCTAGCTTCTCCGACCTCCGCGCCATGCCGTCGTCGGCGACCGCCGCGCGTCCCGTCAGGATCATTCCCCTGCAGCACCCGACCGCCACGACGTCGTCGCCGCAGCCGAACGCCGCCTTCTCGCGCTGGACGGCGAAGCTCCGGCGAATGACGTGGCTGGAGTGGATTGAATTCTTCCTCCCTTGCCTCCGCTGGATTCGCATCTACAACTGGCGCGAGTATTTCCAGGTCGATCTCATGGCCGGAATCACCGTCGGCGTCATGCTCGTTCCTCAG TCGATGTCGTATGCGAAATTGGCTGGACTTCAACCGATATATGGACTCT ACTCTGGTTTTGTGCCCCTATTTGTATATGCCATATTTGGGTCTTCTCGCCAGCTTGCAGTAGGTCCGGTGGCATTGGTTTCTCTCTTGGTCTCTAATGTGCTGGGTAGCATAGCTGATTCATCCACTGAATTATACACAGAGCTGGCAATATTACTGTCCCTTATGGTTGGGATAATGGAGTGTATAATGGGACTCTTGAG GCTTGGATGGCTGATTCGTTTCATTAGCCATTCAGTGATTTCTGGCTTTACAACTGCTTCGGCTATTGTCATTGGTTTATCTCAAGCGAAATACTTCTTGGGGTATGATATAGATGGGAGTAGCAAGATCATTCCAGTAGTTAAGAGTATAATAGCTGGAGCAGATAAG TTTTCATGGCCTCCttttgtgatgggatccattaTGCTTGCAATACTGCTTGTCATGAAACACCTG GGAAAATCGAGGAAGTACTTGCGATTCTTGAGAGCTGCAGGTCCTCTTACAGCAGTAGTTCTGGGAACAACTTTTGCAAAAATATTTCATCCATCATCAATTTCTTTG GTGGGTGATATACCTCAAGGCCTACCAAAATTTTCTGTTCCAAAATCTTTCGAGTATGCACAGTCCTTAATTCCAACTGCTCTTCTCATAACTGGTGTGGCTATATTG GAATCAGTGGGAATTGCGAAGGCATTAGCTGCAAAGAATGGGTACGAGTTGGATTCAAATCAAGAG ttGTTCGGTCTTGGTGTTTCCAATGTTCTTGGTTCATTTTTTTCAGCATACCCCACAACAG GATCCTTTTCAAGGTCAGCTGTAAATCATGAAAGTGGTGCAAAATCTGGTGTATCTGGGATTGTTTCAGGAATTATAATGACCTGTGCACTTTTGTTTCTAACACCATTATTTGAGTACATACCTCAG TGTACCCTTGCTGCCATTGTGATCTCTGCTGTGATAGGTCTG GTAGATTATGATGAGGCCATTTTTTTGTGGCGTGTAGATAAGAAAGATTTTCTTCTTTGGACCATTACTAGCACTACAACATTGTTCCTTGGTATTGAGATTGGGGTCCTTGTTGGG GTTGGGGTTTCACTTGCGTTTGTCATTCATGAGTCTGCAAATCCACATATTG CTGTTTTGGGTCGTTTGCCAGGGACAACTGTTTATAGGAATGTTAAACAGTATCCTGAAGCATATACATACAATGGAATTGTAATCGTTCGTGTTGATGCTCCAATTTATTTTGCAAACACAAGTTACATCAAGGACAG GTTGCGTGAATATGAAGTTGATGTTGATCGTTCTAAAAGACGTGGACCTGAGGTTGAAAGAATTTATTTCGTGATTCTAGAGATGGCAC CTGTGACATACATAGATTCTAGTGCTGTTCAggctttgaaagacttgtatcAGGAGTACAAATTACGGGACATTCAG ATTGCAATATCCAATCCAAGTCCAGAAGTTCTGCTTACCTTGTCTAGATCGGGTCTGGTGGAGTTGATAGGCAAAGAATGGTACTTTGTGAGAGTACATGATGCTGTTCAAGTTTGCTTGCAACATGTTCAAAGCTTGAAAGGAGCATCTAACAGTCCACAAGCACCATTCTCTTCAGTAGAGAACAAACCAAGTTTGTTTGCACGATTATCAAAAGAGAGAGTGGAGAAGCTTTCAATTACCGACTTGGAGTCTGGTAATGGCAGGCCTCCACTCCCCGAGGAGAGAGATTCCAAATTGGAGCCATTGTTGTCTAAAGATCATTGA